From Salvia splendens isolate huo1 chromosome 3, SspV2, whole genome shotgun sequence, a single genomic window includes:
- the LOC121794859 gene encoding probable WRKY transcription factor 3, whose amino-acid sequence MAENESPPPPSITLPPASSSGSFFTGGPSFSPGPMTLLSAFFPENEPDAYCRSFSQLLGQPAAAGGGEFMFQQNRPAGLAVSQPLAMFTVPPGLSPASLLDSPQFFPSSQGVLGLPHQHFLAQMAAQAHHFPNDFPSSSSFTLQRDAPPPRVQESSEIARADTKFQPSNIVVDKPADDGYNWRKYGQKQVKGSEYPRSYYKCTRAECPVKKKVERSFDGQITEIIYKGQHNHARPAKRARDSSEMESKTEQDSAPERVSESSDSEEVGGDGEAERVNGRDEDEHESKKRRVEETSSSHRTVTEPRIIVQTTSEIDLLDDGYRWRKYGQKVVKGNPYPRSYYKCTSQGCNVRKHVERAASDAKAVITTYEGKHNHQVPAAKASSHSSANAAASQLRPLAERYGRNEQQANGIPRMKEEQDNISFSQNDWKHNR is encoded by the exons ATGGCCGAAAACGAATCTCCGCCGCCACCGTCGATTACTCTGCCGCCGGCAAGCTCATCAGGGAGCTTCTTCACTGGCGGGCCGTCCTTCAGCCCGGGCCCGATGACTCTCCTCTCCGCCTTCTTCCCCGAGAATGAACCAGACGCCTACTGCCGCTCGTTTTCGCAGCTTCTAGGACAGCCGGCGGCGGCAGGCGGCGGCGAGTTTATGTTTCAGCAGAATAGGCCGGCGGGGCTGGCGGTGTCGCAGCCGCTGGCAATGTTCACGGTTCCGCCCGGTTTGAGCCCGGCTAGCTTGCTCGATTCACCGCAGTTTTTCCCATCTTCTCAG GGTGTGCTAGGACTTCCTCACCAACATTTCCTAGCTCAGATGGCTGCACAGGCTCATCACTTTCCCAACGATTTCCCATCCTCCTCGTCCTTCACTCTGCAACGAGACGCCCCTCCTCCTCGCGTGCAAGAATCATCCGAGATTGCACGCGCTGATACAAAATTCCAACCTAGTAACATTGTTGTTGACAAGCCTGCTGATGACGGCTACAACTGGCGAAAGTATGGGCAGAAGCAGGTGAAGGGCAGTGAGTATCCTCGAAGCTACTACAAGTGCACGCGTGCAGAGTGCCCGGTCAAGAAGAAAGTGGAGCGCTCTTTCGATGGTCAGATCACCGAGATCATCTACAAAGGGCAGCACAACCACGCCCGCCCTGCTAAGCGTGCTAGAGATAGCTCGGAGATGGAGTCCAAGACAGAGCAGGACTCTGCTCCTGAACGTGTGTCGGAGTCAAGTGACAGCGAGGAAGTAGGCGGAGATGGTGAGGCAGAGCGAGTGAATGGGAGAGACGAGGATGAACACGAATCCAAGAAAAG ACGTGTTGAGGAAACCTCGTCGTCTCATCGTACGGTTACAGAGCCTAGGATCATTGTTCAGACAACAAGTGAGATTGATCTCTTGGATGATGGCTATAGGTGGCGAAAATATGGGCAGAAAGTGGTGAAGGGGAATCCTTATCCAAG AAGCTACTACAAGTGCACGAGCCAAGGTTGCAATGTGAGGAAGCATGTGGAGAGAGCAGCGAGCGATGCCAAAGCTGTGATAACAACGTATGAGGGGAAGCACAACCACCAAGTTCCTGCTGCTAAGGCTAGCAGCCACAGCAGTGCTAATGCTGCTGCTTCACAGTTGAGACCGCTTGCTGAGAGATACGGGCGTAACGAGCAGCAAGCTAACGGGATTCCTCGTATGAAGGAAGAACAGGACAACATATCTTTTTCTCAAAATGACTGGAAACATAACAGGTaa
- the LOC121794858 gene encoding uncharacterized protein LOC121794858 isoform X2 produces the protein MGSCVSKPNRKLKSKAKHIYRSCKIRRKTARSNVIAPIDQHPDEGVCADEFCFHEYVMVDVPNGGTAVCRRYEVQSPEFQFPEVEPSHNQAVTDRISRDEVWFDTLSILDSDADEDFVSVVGDCFSSSDSHTGSNINGCNEQNIDSFTLTNAVSDGDALATIKVGLHHSEETKWGSCSAQFVPSIDVADIKQTPSHQGGSTTRTRKKSAVTVVAVRRKSDDGDAPSGFCSSEKYLYNPRGGFLIPKSVGDKPSRGSWCKVSPSAFKLRGENYFRDKKKYPAADYSPYIPIGVDLFACPRKIHHIAEHIELPNAKSHHEFPSLLIVNIQLPTYPASMFLGDTDGEGMSLVVYFKVSENFASDTPPKFLNALKSFVVNEMETVKSFAKETIVPYRERLKIMVNPVNPEALGLSSAERKLLQAYKDKPVLSRPQHAFYKGPNYLEVDLDVHRFSYLSRKGLQAFRDRLEHGVLDLGLAIQAQTPDELPERVLCCVRLNRVDFVNVGQIPTLVTQDDKQ, from the exons ATGGGTAGCTGCGTCTCTAAGCCTAACAGAAAGCTGAAATCAAAGGCGAAACACATCTATAGGTCATGTAAAATCCGCAGAAAGACAGCTCGTTCGAATGTCATAGCGCCTATAGACCAGCACCCTGATGAGGGTGTGTGTGCCGATGAATTCTGTTTCCATGAATACGTAATGGTCGACGTTCCAAATGGTGGGACGGCAGTCTGCAGAAGGTATGAGGTGCAGAGTCCTGAATTCCAGTTTCCTGAGGTGGAACCGAGCCACAATCAAGCCGTTACAGACA GAATATCGCGAGATGAAGTATGGTTTGATACTCTAAGCATCCTTGATTCTGATGCAGATGAAGATTTTGTCAGTGTAGTTGGAG ACTGTTTCTCATCCTCAGACAGTCACACTGGGAGCAACATCAATGGCTGTAATGAACAAAATATCGACTCTTTTACCTTGACAAATGCTGTTAGTGATGGTGATGCATTAGCCACAATTAAAGTAGGCTTACACCATTCAGAAGAAACGAAGTGGGGTTCTTGCTCGGCTCAGTTTGTTCCATCAATAGACGTGGCTGACATAAAACAGACCCCATCTCACCAAGGAGGGTCGACAACTAGAACTAGAAAGAAATCAGCAGTCACTGTGGTTGCTGTAAGAAGGAAATCTGATGATGGAGATGCTCCATCTGGTTTCT GTTCATcagaaaaatatttatacaaCCCAAGAGGAGGGTTCCTCATACCTAAGTCTGTGGGAGATAAGCCATCCCGAGGCAGTTGGTGTAAGGTCTCGCCTTCTGCATTCAAACTACGGGGCGAAAATTATTTCAG AGATAAAAAGAAGTATCCAGCTGCTGACTATAGCCCTTATATACCTATTGGTGTTGATTTATTCGCCTGCCCTCGGAAAATACATCATATAGCCGAGCACATTGAACTCCCTAATGCTAAATCACACCATGAATTTCCTTCACTACTGATTGTAAACATACAA CTTCCTACTTATCCTGCCTCAATGTTTCTTGGAGATACTGACGGGGAAGGGATGAGCCTTGTTGTTTATTTCAAAGTGTCCGAGAATTTTGCCTCTGACACTCCTCCAAAATTTCTCAACGCATTAAAG AGCTTCGTTGTGAATGAGATGGAAACCGTGAAGAGTTTTGCAAAGGAAACCATCGTTCCTTACAGAGAGAGGCTAAAGATCATGGTCAATCCTGTGAATCCTGAAGCCCTTGGCTTGAGCTCTGCAGAGAGGAAGCTTCTGCAAGCGTATAAGGACAAGCCTGTGCTTTCACGCCCGCAACATGCTTTCTACAAG GGGCCGAATTACCTTGAAGTCGACCTAGATGTGCACCGTTTCAGCTATCTATCCAGGAAAGGACTTCAGGCGTTTCGTGACAGGTTGGAACACGGAGTTCTTGATCTGGGACTGGCAATTCAG GCTCAGACACCGGATGAGCTTCCTGAGAGAGTTCTCTGCTGCGTTCGACTCAACAGAGTCGATTTTGTGAACGTTGGGCAGATACCAACTCTTGTAACTCAAGACGACAAACAGTGA
- the LOC121794858 gene encoding uncharacterized protein LOC121794858 isoform X1 yields MGSCVSKPNRKLKSKAKHIYRSCKIRRKTARSNVIAPIDQHPDEGVCADEFCFHEYVMVDVPNGGTAVCRRYEVQSPEFQFPEVEPSHNQAVTDTGISRDEVWFDTLSILDSDADEDFVSVVGDCFSSSDSHTGSNINGCNEQNIDSFTLTNAVSDGDALATIKVGLHHSEETKWGSCSAQFVPSIDVADIKQTPSHQGGSTTRTRKKSAVTVVAVRRKSDDGDAPSGFCSSEKYLYNPRGGFLIPKSVGDKPSRGSWCKVSPSAFKLRGENYFRDKKKYPAADYSPYIPIGVDLFACPRKIHHIAEHIELPNAKSHHEFPSLLIVNIQLPTYPASMFLGDTDGEGMSLVVYFKVSENFASDTPPKFLNALKSFVVNEMETVKSFAKETIVPYRERLKIMVNPVNPEALGLSSAERKLLQAYKDKPVLSRPQHAFYKGPNYLEVDLDVHRFSYLSRKGLQAFRDRLEHGVLDLGLAIQAQTPDELPERVLCCVRLNRVDFVNVGQIPTLVTQDDKQ; encoded by the exons ATGGGTAGCTGCGTCTCTAAGCCTAACAGAAAGCTGAAATCAAAGGCGAAACACATCTATAGGTCATGTAAAATCCGCAGAAAGACAGCTCGTTCGAATGTCATAGCGCCTATAGACCAGCACCCTGATGAGGGTGTGTGTGCCGATGAATTCTGTTTCCATGAATACGTAATGGTCGACGTTCCAAATGGTGGGACGGCAGTCTGCAGAAGGTATGAGGTGCAGAGTCCTGAATTCCAGTTTCCTGAGGTGGAACCGAGCCACAATCAAGCCGTTACAGACA CAGGAATATCGCGAGATGAAGTATGGTTTGATACTCTAAGCATCCTTGATTCTGATGCAGATGAAGATTTTGTCAGTGTAGTTGGAG ACTGTTTCTCATCCTCAGACAGTCACACTGGGAGCAACATCAATGGCTGTAATGAACAAAATATCGACTCTTTTACCTTGACAAATGCTGTTAGTGATGGTGATGCATTAGCCACAATTAAAGTAGGCTTACACCATTCAGAAGAAACGAAGTGGGGTTCTTGCTCGGCTCAGTTTGTTCCATCAATAGACGTGGCTGACATAAAACAGACCCCATCTCACCAAGGAGGGTCGACAACTAGAACTAGAAAGAAATCAGCAGTCACTGTGGTTGCTGTAAGAAGGAAATCTGATGATGGAGATGCTCCATCTGGTTTCT GTTCATcagaaaaatatttatacaaCCCAAGAGGAGGGTTCCTCATACCTAAGTCTGTGGGAGATAAGCCATCCCGAGGCAGTTGGTGTAAGGTCTCGCCTTCTGCATTCAAACTACGGGGCGAAAATTATTTCAG AGATAAAAAGAAGTATCCAGCTGCTGACTATAGCCCTTATATACCTATTGGTGTTGATTTATTCGCCTGCCCTCGGAAAATACATCATATAGCCGAGCACATTGAACTCCCTAATGCTAAATCACACCATGAATTTCCTTCACTACTGATTGTAAACATACAA CTTCCTACTTATCCTGCCTCAATGTTTCTTGGAGATACTGACGGGGAAGGGATGAGCCTTGTTGTTTATTTCAAAGTGTCCGAGAATTTTGCCTCTGACACTCCTCCAAAATTTCTCAACGCATTAAAG AGCTTCGTTGTGAATGAGATGGAAACCGTGAAGAGTTTTGCAAAGGAAACCATCGTTCCTTACAGAGAGAGGCTAAAGATCATGGTCAATCCTGTGAATCCTGAAGCCCTTGGCTTGAGCTCTGCAGAGAGGAAGCTTCTGCAAGCGTATAAGGACAAGCCTGTGCTTTCACGCCCGCAACATGCTTTCTACAAG GGGCCGAATTACCTTGAAGTCGACCTAGATGTGCACCGTTTCAGCTATCTATCCAGGAAAGGACTTCAGGCGTTTCGTGACAGGTTGGAACACGGAGTTCTTGATCTGGGACTGGCAATTCAG GCTCAGACACCGGATGAGCTTCCTGAGAGAGTTCTCTGCTGCGTTCGACTCAACAGAGTCGATTTTGTGAACGTTGGGCAGATACCAACTCTTGTAACTCAAGACGACAAACAGTGA